From one Streptomyces sp. 846.5 genomic stretch:
- a CDS encoding HAD family hydrolase — protein sequence MSVPLHGSDRYLVGSDLDRTLIYSPRALALDMSDETAPRLLAVEVHNGKPLSFMTEHCAELLTELISAAEFVPVTTRTRAQYQRVHLPGPVPGWAPRYAICANGGRLLVDGLTDEDWTAHIASTLATSCAPLDEIVHHLALAADPEWTLKRRVAEELFAYLVVEREQLPEGWVAELTGWADERGYTVSLQGRKIYLVPQPLTKSAALAEVERRTGASTVLTAGDSLLDAELLLAADAGFRPGHGELADTGWTAPGVTALPQVGVAAGEEIVRRLLARVRVRTPVR from the coding sequence ATGAGCGTCCCCCTGCACGGAAGCGACCGCTACCTGGTCGGCAGCGACCTGGACCGGACCCTGATCTACTCGCCGCGGGCCCTGGCCCTGGACATGTCCGACGAGACGGCGCCCCGGCTGCTGGCCGTCGAGGTCCACAACGGCAAGCCGCTGTCCTTCATGACCGAGCACTGCGCCGAGCTGCTGACCGAGCTGATCAGCGCGGCCGAGTTCGTCCCGGTGACCACCCGCACCCGGGCCCAGTACCAGCGGGTGCACCTGCCGGGACCCGTCCCGGGCTGGGCCCCCCGCTACGCCATCTGCGCCAACGGCGGACGGCTGCTGGTGGACGGGCTGACGGACGAGGACTGGACCGCGCACATCGCGTCCACCCTGGCCACCAGCTGCGCGCCGCTGGACGAGATCGTGCACCACCTCGCGCTGGCCGCCGACCCGGAGTGGACGCTGAAGCGGCGGGTCGCCGAGGAGCTCTTCGCCTACCTGGTGGTCGAGCGGGAGCAGCTGCCCGAGGGCTGGGTCGCCGAGCTGACCGGCTGGGCCGACGAGCGCGGCTACACCGTCTCGCTGCAGGGCCGGAAGATCTACCTGGTCCCGCAGCCGCTGACCAAGTCGGCGGCGCTCGCCGAGGTCGAGCGGCGGACCGGGGCCTCCACGGTGCTCACCGCGGGGGACTCGCTGCTGGACGCTGAGCTGCTGCTGGCCGCGGACGCCGGCTTCCGGCCCGGGCACGGCGAGCTGGCCGACACCGGCTGGACCGCGCCGGGCGTCACCGCGCTGCCGCAGGTGGGCGTGGCAGCTGGCGAGGAGATCGTCCGGCGACTCCTCGCCCGGGTCCGGGTGCGCACACCGGTGCGCTGA
- a CDS encoding phosphoribosyltransferase has product MTAEQQTQGRKSGTVWPGEWVEQRLGVRLPEPSVRELLGLALRQNPRRAHLLVSQVLGKHVPQRPEVVYGAGYRLGEAVRELLGPQARPVVLGYAETATGLGHCVADGLGGASGAAAPYLHSTRRPVAGVEAVEFEEEHSHATSHLLLPADPGFLGGDGPLVLVDDELSTGRTVLNTVAALHGRHPRGHYVVAALIDTRSPEDREAFDKTAADLGVRIDVVATAGGSVELPERVLERGAALVAAEETRQGCAVPEAGPLAPLARVELGWPAGLPDGGRHGFTAADRERLEQALPEMAARLAEQLSPGQAGARQSDGSPRRVLVLGQEELMYAPLRLAGALAERLGAASEVRFSTTTRSPALTVDHPGYALRTRLAFPSHDAPADGEGRRYAYNVAPGSDPSRRFDAIVLVVDDHGDRAPLHAPGRGLLDRLRGVTDRVLLAVVPAHRPRRAPAPSTAPAPAGSLPQPLYGPAFSSYRAEEVSWLLKDLSEVTLEAPTEEREEAIQQGGAHYAESLPVEYQPTAAYQELFQQALRESAGRMAEAVAVVTETVLAERGRGVVLASLARAGTPVGVLMRRWAQYAHGIDLPHYAVSIVRGRGIDAVALRYLADRHNAADVVFVDGWTGKGAITRELAEALAGTGFNPEMAVLADPGHCVRTFGTREDFLIPSACLNSTVSGLISRTVLRSDLIGPDDFHGAKFYRELADGDVSEQFLDAITACFPDVSATAAADSPDREPDWSGWAAVERISEEYGINSVNLVKPGVGETTRVLLRRVPWKVLVRRGAEAELRHVRLLAEQRGVPVEVVDGLPYSCVGLIHPRYTRGATGDEGTAV; this is encoded by the coding sequence ATGACGGCTGAGCAGCAGACCCAGGGGCGGAAGAGCGGCACCGTATGGCCGGGGGAGTGGGTCGAGCAGCGGCTCGGCGTCCGGTTGCCGGAGCCCTCCGTGCGGGAACTGCTGGGCCTGGCGCTGCGGCAGAATCCGCGCCGGGCGCATCTGCTGGTCTCCCAGGTGCTGGGCAAGCATGTGCCGCAGCGGCCCGAGGTGGTGTACGGGGCCGGCTACCGGCTCGGCGAGGCGGTACGGGAGCTGCTCGGCCCGCAGGCGCGGCCGGTGGTGCTCGGCTACGCGGAGACGGCGACCGGCCTCGGCCACTGCGTCGCGGACGGCCTCGGCGGCGCCTCCGGGGCGGCCGCCCCCTATCTGCACTCGACCCGCCGTCCGGTCGCCGGCGTCGAGGCGGTCGAGTTCGAGGAGGAGCACTCGCACGCCACCTCCCACCTGCTGCTCCCGGCCGATCCGGGCTTCCTCGGCGGTGACGGGCCGCTGGTCCTGGTCGACGACGAGCTGTCCACCGGCCGCACCGTGCTGAACACCGTGGCCGCCCTGCACGGGCGCCACCCGCGCGGCCACTACGTGGTCGCCGCGCTGATCGACACCCGCAGCCCCGAGGACCGCGAGGCGTTCGACAAGACCGCCGCCGACCTGGGCGTCCGCATCGACGTGGTGGCCACCGCCGGCGGCTCGGTCGAGCTCCCGGAACGGGTACTGGAGCGCGGCGCCGCGCTGGTCGCCGCCGAGGAGACCCGTCAGGGCTGCGCGGTGCCCGAGGCCGGGCCGCTCGCCCCGCTGGCCCGGGTCGAGCTGGGCTGGCCGGCCGGGCTGCCGGACGGCGGCCGGCACGGCTTCACCGCCGCCGACCGGGAACGGCTGGAGCAGGCGCTGCCGGAGATGGCCGCGCGGCTCGCGGAGCAGCTGTCACCGGGGCAGGCGGGCGCGCGGCAGTCGGACGGATCGCCGCGCCGGGTGCTGGTCCTCGGCCAGGAGGAGCTGATGTACGCGCCGCTGCGGCTCGCGGGCGCGCTCGCCGAGCGGCTCGGCGCCGCCAGCGAGGTCCGCTTCTCCACCACCACCCGCTCCCCGGCGCTGACCGTCGACCACCCCGGCTACGCCCTGCGCACCCGTCTCGCATTCCCCTCGCACGACGCCCCCGCCGACGGCGAGGGCCGCCGCTACGCCTACAACGTCGCCCCCGGCAGCGACCCGTCCCGGCGCTTCGACGCGATCGTGCTGGTCGTCGACGACCACGGCGACCGGGCGCCGCTGCACGCCCCGGGACGCGGACTTCTGGACCGGCTGCGCGGCGTCACCGACCGGGTGCTGCTGGCCGTCGTGCCCGCACACCGCCCGCGCCGGGCGCCCGCGCCCTCCACCGCGCCCGCGCCCGCAGGCTCGCTCCCTCAGCCGCTGTACGGGCCCGCCTTCTCCTCCTACCGCGCCGAGGAGGTCTCCTGGCTGCTCAAGGACCTCTCCGAGGTCACCCTGGAGGCCCCCACCGAGGAGCGCGAGGAGGCCATCCAGCAGGGCGGCGCCCACTACGCCGAGTCGCTGCCGGTCGAGTACCAGCCCACCGCCGCCTACCAGGAGCTGTTCCAGCAGGCCCTGCGCGAGTCCGCGGGACGGATGGCGGAGGCCGTGGCCGTGGTCACCGAGACCGTGCTCGCCGAGCGCGGCCGCGGCGTCGTCCTGGCCTCGCTGGCCCGCGCCGGAACCCCGGTCGGCGTGCTGATGCGGCGCTGGGCGCAGTACGCGCACGGCATCGACCTGCCGCACTACGCCGTGTCCATCGTCCGCGGCCGGGGCATCGACGCCGTCGCCCTGCGCTATCTGGCGGACCGTCACAACGCCGCCGACGTGGTGTTCGTCGACGGCTGGACCGGCAAGGGCGCGATTACCCGCGAGCTGGCCGAGGCACTGGCGGGCACCGGGTTCAACCCGGAGATGGCGGTCCTCGCCGACCCGGGCCACTGCGTGCGGACCTTCGGGACCAGGGAGGACTTCCTGATCCCCTCGGCCTGCCTCAACTCCACCGTCTCCGGGCTCATCTCCCGCACCGTGCTGCGCTCCGACCTGATCGGCCCGGACGACTTCCACGGCGCCAAGTTCTACCGCGAGCTCGCCGACGGAGACGTCTCCGAGCAGTTCCTGGACGCGATCACCGCTTGCTTCCCCGATGTCAGCGCCACTGCCGCCGCCGACAGCCCCGACCGCGAACCCGACTGGTCCGGCTGGGCCGCCGTGGAGCGCATCAGCGAGGAGTACGGCATCAACAGTGTGAACCTGGTCAAACCAGGGGTGGGCGAGACCACCCGGGTCCTGCTGCGGCGGGTCCCCTGGAAGGTACTGGTCCGGCGCGGGGCCGAGGCCGAGCTGCGCCACGTCCGGCTGCTGGCCGAGCAGCGCGGCGTACCCGTCGAGGTGGTCGACGGCCTCCCGTACAGCTGCGTCGGACTGATCCACCCCCGGTACACCCGGGGCGCCACCGGAGACGAGGGCACCGCGGTATGA
- a CDS encoding zinc ribbon domain-containing protein, which produces MPRYDYRCRTCGATFELRRPMSQSDAPAMCPAGHDDAVKLMSMVAVTGTASGSASAAPAQGGGGGCCGGGCCG; this is translated from the coding sequence ATGCCTCGCTATGACTACCGCTGCCGCACCTGCGGTGCCACGTTCGAACTCCGCCGCCCGATGTCCCAGTCGGACGCCCCGGCGATGTGCCCGGCCGGTCACGACGACGCCGTCAAGCTGATGTCCATGGTCGCCGTGACCGGTACGGCCTCCGGCAGCGCGAGCGCCGCCCCCGCCCAGGGCGGCGGAGGCGGTTGCTGCGGCGGCGGTTGCTGCGGCTGA